The following are encoded together in the Budorcas taxicolor isolate Tak-1 chromosome 4, Takin1.1, whole genome shotgun sequence genome:
- the DLD gene encoding dihydrolipoyl dehydrogenase, mitochondrial isoform X1, with protein sequence MQSWSRVYCSLVKRGHFSRISHGLQGVSVVPLRTYADQPIDADVTVIGSGPGGYVAAIKAAQLGFKTVCVEKNETLGGTCLNVGCIPSKALLNNSHFYHLAHGKDFASRGIEMSEVRLNLEKMMEQKSNAVKALTGGIAHLFKQNKVVHVNGYGKITGKNQVTATKADGSTQVIDTKNILIATGSEVTPFPGITIDEDTVVSSTGALSLKKVPEKLVVIGAGVIGVELGSVWQRLGADVTAVEFLGHVGGVGIDMEISKNFQRILQKQGFKFKLNTKVTGATKKSDGKIDVSIEAASGGKAEVITCDVLLVCIGRRPFTQNLGLEELGIELDPRGRIPVNTRFQTKIPNIYAIGDVVAGPMLAHKAEDEGIICVEGMAGGAVHIDYNCVPSVIYTHPEVAWVGKSEEQLKEEGIEYKVGKFPFAANSRAKTNADTDGMVKILGQKSTDRVLGAHILGPGAGEMVNEAALALEYGASCEDIARVCHAHPTLSEAFREANLAASFGKSINF encoded by the exons ATGCAGAGCTGGAGTCGTGTGTACTGTTCCTTGGTCAAG agagGCCATTTCAGTCGAATATCTCATGGTCTCCAAGGAGTTTCTGTAGTGCCACTAAGAACTTATGCAGATCAACCAA TCGATGCTGATGTGACAGTAATTGGCTCTGGTCCTGGAGGATATGTTGCTGCTATTAAAGCTGCCCAGTTAGGCTTCAAG ACAGTCTGTgttgagaaaaatgaaacactCGGTGGGACATGCTTGAATGTTGGTTGTATTCCTTCTAAG GCTTTATTGAATAACTCTCACTTTTACCATTTGGCCCATGGAAAAGATTTTGCATCTAGGGGAATTGAAA TGTCCGAAGTTCGTTTGAATTTAGAGAAGATGATGGAACAGAAGAGTAATGCAGTAAAAGCTTTAACAGGTGGAATTGCCCACTTATTCAAACAGAATAAG GTTGTTCACGTGAATGGATATGGAAAGATAACTGGGAAAAATCAGGTCACCGCCACGAAAGCCGATGGCAGCACTCAAGTTATCGATACAAAGAATATTCTTATAGCCACAGGTTCAGAAGTCACTCCTTTTCCTGGAATTACG attgaTGAAGATACAGTAGTGTCATCTACAGGtgctttgtctttaaaaaaagttccagaaaaattggTTGTCATTGGTGCCGGAGTCATAGGTGTAGAATTG GGCTCAGTTTGGCAAAGGCTTGGTGCAGACGTGACAGCAGTTGAGTTTTTGGGTCATGTTGGCGGTGTTGGAATTGATATGGAAATATCTAAAAACTTTCAACGTATCCTTCAAAAACaaggatttaaatttaaattaaacacGAAAGTTACTGGTGCTACTAAGAAATCAGATGGAAAAATTGATGTTTC TATTGAGGCTGCTTCTGGTGGTAAAGCTGAAGTCATCACTTGTGATGTACTGCTGGTTTGCATCGGCCGACGACCCTTTACTCAGAATTTGGGACTAGAAGAGCTTGGAATTGAGCTGGATCCTAGAGGTAGAATTCCAGTGAATACCAGATTCCAAACTAAAATTCCAAA TATCTATGCAATTGGTGATGTGGTTGCTGGTCCAATGCTGGCTCACAAAGCAGAGGATGAAGGCATTATCTGTGTTGAAGGGATGGCTGGTGGCGCTGTACACATTGACTACAACTGTGTACCATCGGTGATTTACACACACCCTGAAGTTGCTTGGGTTGGCAAATCAGAAGAGCAGTTGAAAGAAGAG ggtattgaatataaaGTTGGGAAATTCCCATTTGCTGCTAACAGCAGAGCTAAGACAAACGCTGACACAGATGGCATGGTGAAGATTCTCGGGCAGAAATCGACAGACAGAGTATTGGGAGCACATATTCTAGGACCC GGTGCTGGTGAAATGGTAAATGAAGCTGCCCTTGCACTGGAATATGGAGCATCCTGTGAAGATATAGCTAGAGTCTGCCATGCACATCCG ACCTTATCAGAAGCTTTTAGAGAAGCAAACTTGGCTGCATCATTTGGCAAATCAATCAACTTTTAA
- the DLD gene encoding dihydrolipoyl dehydrogenase, mitochondrial isoform X2: MQSWSRVYCSLVKRGHFSRISHGLQGVSVVPLRTYADQPMSEVRLNLEKMMEQKSNAVKALTGGIAHLFKQNKVVHVNGYGKITGKNQVTATKADGSTQVIDTKNILIATGSEVTPFPGITIDEDTVVSSTGALSLKKVPEKLVVIGAGVIGVELGSVWQRLGADVTAVEFLGHVGGVGIDMEISKNFQRILQKQGFKFKLNTKVTGATKKSDGKIDVSIEAASGGKAEVITCDVLLVCIGRRPFTQNLGLEELGIELDPRGRIPVNTRFQTKIPNIYAIGDVVAGPMLAHKAEDEGIICVEGMAGGAVHIDYNCVPSVIYTHPEVAWVGKSEEQLKEEGIEYKVGKFPFAANSRAKTNADTDGMVKILGQKSTDRVLGAHILGPGAGEMVNEAALALEYGASCEDIARVCHAHPTLSEAFREANLAASFGKSINF; the protein is encoded by the exons ATGCAGAGCTGGAGTCGTGTGTACTGTTCCTTGGTCAAG agagGCCATTTCAGTCGAATATCTCATGGTCTCCAAGGAGTTTCTGTAGTGCCACTAAGAACTTATGCAGATCAACCAA TGTCCGAAGTTCGTTTGAATTTAGAGAAGATGATGGAACAGAAGAGTAATGCAGTAAAAGCTTTAACAGGTGGAATTGCCCACTTATTCAAACAGAATAAG GTTGTTCACGTGAATGGATATGGAAAGATAACTGGGAAAAATCAGGTCACCGCCACGAAAGCCGATGGCAGCACTCAAGTTATCGATACAAAGAATATTCTTATAGCCACAGGTTCAGAAGTCACTCCTTTTCCTGGAATTACG attgaTGAAGATACAGTAGTGTCATCTACAGGtgctttgtctttaaaaaaagttccagaaaaattggTTGTCATTGGTGCCGGAGTCATAGGTGTAGAATTG GGCTCAGTTTGGCAAAGGCTTGGTGCAGACGTGACAGCAGTTGAGTTTTTGGGTCATGTTGGCGGTGTTGGAATTGATATGGAAATATCTAAAAACTTTCAACGTATCCTTCAAAAACaaggatttaaatttaaattaaacacGAAAGTTACTGGTGCTACTAAGAAATCAGATGGAAAAATTGATGTTTC TATTGAGGCTGCTTCTGGTGGTAAAGCTGAAGTCATCACTTGTGATGTACTGCTGGTTTGCATCGGCCGACGACCCTTTACTCAGAATTTGGGACTAGAAGAGCTTGGAATTGAGCTGGATCCTAGAGGTAGAATTCCAGTGAATACCAGATTCCAAACTAAAATTCCAAA TATCTATGCAATTGGTGATGTGGTTGCTGGTCCAATGCTGGCTCACAAAGCAGAGGATGAAGGCATTATCTGTGTTGAAGGGATGGCTGGTGGCGCTGTACACATTGACTACAACTGTGTACCATCGGTGATTTACACACACCCTGAAGTTGCTTGGGTTGGCAAATCAGAAGAGCAGTTGAAAGAAGAG ggtattgaatataaaGTTGGGAAATTCCCATTTGCTGCTAACAGCAGAGCTAAGACAAACGCTGACACAGATGGCATGGTGAAGATTCTCGGGCAGAAATCGACAGACAGAGTATTGGGAGCACATATTCTAGGACCC GGTGCTGGTGAAATGGTAAATGAAGCTGCCCTTGCACTGGAATATGGAGCATCCTGTGAAGATATAGCTAGAGTCTGCCATGCACATCCG ACCTTATCAGAAGCTTTTAGAGAAGCAAACTTGGCTGCATCATTTGGCAAATCAATCAACTTTTAA